In Reichenbachiella agarivorans, one genomic interval encodes:
- the odhB gene encoding 2-oxoglutarate dehydrogenase complex dihydrolipoyllysine-residue succinyltransferase: protein MIEVKIPTVGESITEVTISQWTKKDGDYVEMDEVICELESDKATFELNAEAAGTLSIKVEEGETIEIGTIVCTIDESGSQGKSTKAAEAAPAAKSAEKSKPSSGGGKTGEIYTMIVPTVGESITEVTVGSWVKQDGDMVELDEIIAEIESDKATFELTAEARGILQIVAQEGDTIEIGGEICKIEVIEGDAPVAKAETSSAPAASTGGNYAEGHASPAAAKILAEKGIDAKGIKGTGVDGRITKEDALAAQKSKPAAAPAKPAAAEAKAAAAPSFGVSREQTRKKLTPLRKTVSRRLVSVKNETAMLTTFNEVDMKPIMDLRKKYKDAFKDKYEVGLGFMSFFIKASCMALQEWPAVNAQIDGDEIVYNDYCDVSIAVSAPKGLVVPVIRNAESLSFNQIESEVVRLAVKARDNKLSIDEMQGGTFTVTNGGIFGSMLSTPIINAPQAAILGMHNIVERPVAINGQVEIRPIMYLALSYDHRIIDGRESVSFLVRVKQLLEDPARLMLGI from the coding sequence ATGATTGAGGTTAAAATACCAACAGTTGGAGAGTCGATCACGGAAGTGACTATTTCCCAATGGACCAAAAAGGACGGTGACTATGTCGAAATGGACGAAGTGATCTGTGAATTGGAATCTGACAAGGCTACTTTTGAGTTGAACGCTGAAGCGGCAGGTACGCTAAGCATCAAAGTAGAAGAAGGCGAGACCATCGAAATCGGCACCATAGTATGTACCATAGATGAAAGTGGAAGCCAAGGCAAATCTACCAAGGCCGCTGAAGCAGCTCCTGCAGCAAAAAGTGCTGAAAAAAGCAAACCATCATCTGGTGGAGGCAAAACTGGTGAAATTTACACCATGATTGTACCTACTGTGGGGGAATCGATTACAGAAGTGACCGTTGGCTCATGGGTGAAACAAGATGGCGACATGGTGGAATTGGACGAAATCATCGCTGAAATCGAATCTGACAAGGCAACCTTCGAATTGACTGCTGAGGCAAGAGGCATCTTGCAGATCGTGGCTCAAGAAGGTGATACCATCGAGATTGGTGGCGAAATCTGCAAAATAGAAGTGATAGAAGGCGATGCACCTGTAGCAAAAGCTGAAACAAGTTCTGCTCCTGCTGCCAGTACGGGGGGTAATTACGCAGAAGGTCACGCTTCTCCTGCAGCGGCCAAAATTTTGGCTGAAAAAGGAATCGATGCTAAGGGAATCAAAGGCACTGGCGTAGATGGCAGAATCACCAAAGAAGATGCACTTGCTGCTCAAAAATCTAAACCAGCAGCTGCTCCAGCAAAACCTGCTGCTGCAGAAGCCAAAGCAGCTGCTGCTCCATCTTTTGGTGTAAGCCGTGAGCAAACAAGAAAAAAATTGACTCCTTTGAGAAAGACTGTTTCTCGTCGATTGGTGTCTGTGAAAAATGAAACGGCAATGTTGACTACTTTCAACGAAGTAGACATGAAGCCTATCATGGATCTCCGTAAGAAGTACAAGGACGCATTCAAAGACAAATACGAAGTAGGTCTTGGATTCATGTCTTTCTTCATCAAAGCATCATGTATGGCGCTACAGGAATGGCCTGCAGTCAATGCCCAAATCGATGGAGACGAGATCGTGTACAATGACTACTGTGACGTATCTATCGCTGTATCAGCACCGAAAGGATTGGTGGTACCAGTGATCAGAAATGCAGAGTCTTTGTCCTTCAATCAGATTGAGAGCGAAGTGGTAAGATTGGCAGTCAAAGCAAGAGACAACAAGCTCAGCATCGACGAGATGCAGGGTGGTACCTTCACCGTGACCAACGGCGGTATCTTCGGTTCTATGCTCTCAACTCCGATCATCAATGCGCCACAAGCAGCGATACTAGGCATGCACAACATCGTAGAGAGACCTGTAGCGATCAACGGACAAGTGGAGATCAGACCGATCATGTACTTGGCACTGTCCTACGACCACAGAATCATCGATGGACGCGAGTCCGTCAGCTTCTTAGTTAGAGTGAAGCAGTTGTTGGAAGATCCAGCTAGGTTGATGCTTGGCATATAA
- a CDS encoding DUF6952 family protein, producing MKLPIIKHTLAFIHEHDEDWVHETIDFLEHMADAKGIKDEEVEVIAELLSNMYGALEVNKEIKSGTPEKDALNGFMSRVMGSIGK from the coding sequence ATGAAATTACCTATCATCAAGCATACCCTGGCCTTCATCCACGAACATGACGAGGATTGGGTGCACGAGACCATCGATTTTCTAGAGCACATGGCAGATGCCAAAGGAATCAAAGACGAAGAAGTAGAAGTGATCGCCGAGCTATTGTCCAACATGTATGGTGCCCTAGAGGTCAACAAAGAAATCAAATCAGGTACTCCAGAGAAAGACGCCCTCAATGGCTTCATGAGCCGTGTGATGGGTTCTATTGGGAAATAA
- the trmD gene encoding tRNA (guanosine(37)-N1)-methyltransferase TrmD: protein MRIDIITCLPEMFKGTVDQSILKRAEDKGLAQIHIHNLRDYAVNKHNQIDDYAFGGGAGMVLMIEPIDKCISKLKAERSYDDIIYMSPDGELLSQGISNELSLHQNMILLCGHYKGVDERVREHLVTREISIGNYVLTGGELAAAVVADSIIRLLPGVMNDETSALTDSFQDNLVAPPVYTRPADYKGWAVPEVLTSGHEAKINDWRFDQAVKRTRQKRPDLLGDESNN from the coding sequence ATGAGAATTGATATTATTACCTGTCTACCAGAGATGTTCAAGGGTACTGTGGATCAAAGCATACTCAAGCGTGCTGAGGACAAAGGCCTTGCACAAATCCATATTCATAATCTGAGAGACTATGCAGTCAACAAGCATAATCAAATCGATGATTATGCTTTTGGCGGCGGAGCAGGTATGGTGTTGATGATAGAACCGATAGACAAATGCATTTCGAAACTCAAGGCAGAGAGAAGCTATGATGATATCATATATATGAGTCCAGATGGCGAGTTGCTATCTCAGGGTATTTCCAATGAGTTGAGTTTGCATCAGAACATGATCTTGCTCTGTGGACATTACAAAGGTGTGGACGAGAGAGTGAGGGAGCATCTGGTGACAAGAGAGATCAGTATTGGCAACTATGTGTTGACAGGAGGTGAGTTGGCCGCTGCAGTGGTTGCAGACTCGATTATTCGATTGCTTCCAGGAGTGATGAATGACGAGACATCAGCATTGACGGATTCGTTTCAGGACAATCTTGTTGCCCCGCCAGTCTATACTAGACCTGCGGATTACAAGGGGTGGGCTGTACCAGAGGTCTTGACATCAGGCCATGAGGCCAAAATCAATGATTGGAGATTTGATCAAGCCGTGAAGCGTACCAGACAAAAACGACCTGATTTATTAGGAGATGAAAGTAATAACTAA
- the lpdA gene encoding dihydrolipoyl dehydrogenase: protein MKYDVTVIGSGPGGYVAAIRAAQLGFKVAIVEKYSTLGGTCLNVGCIPSKALLDSSEHFHNAQHTFKEHGIDIPAPKVNFTQMIARKGDVVKQNVEGIAYLMKKNKIDVFTGHGSFVNKNTIKVAGEKNEEISTDKVIIATGSKPSSLPFIKIDKKRIITSTEALVMKEIPKHLVIIGGGVIGLELGSVYARLGAEVSVVEYFDRIIPGMDGTMSKELTKSLKKLGMNFYLKHKVTSVEAKDKEVIVKADTPKGEVLELKGDYCLVSVGRRAYTDNLALENVGIQTDKAGRIETDAHLRTSVDNIYAIGDVVKGAMLAHKAEEEGVFVAETMAGQKPHINYNLIPGVVYTWPEVAGVGQTEEQLKEAGVAYKTGSFPYKALGRARASMDTDGLVKVLADKTTDEILGLHIIGARAADMIAAGVTAMEFRASAEDVSRMSHAHPTYMEAVKEACLAATEDRPIHM from the coding sequence ATGAAATACGACGTAACCGTAATCGGATCGGGTCCTGGTGGATATGTTGCAGCCATCAGAGCGGCACAATTAGGATTCAAAGTAGCTATTGTAGAAAAATACAGCACCTTGGGTGGTACATGTCTCAACGTGGGATGTATTCCTTCTAAGGCATTGTTGGATTCTTCTGAGCATTTTCACAATGCACAGCATACCTTCAAAGAGCATGGTATTGACATTCCTGCTCCAAAAGTGAATTTCACACAGATGATTGCCCGCAAGGGGGATGTCGTGAAACAAAACGTGGAAGGCATTGCCTACTTGATGAAAAAGAACAAGATCGATGTGTTTACCGGTCACGGTTCTTTTGTCAATAAAAACACAATCAAAGTCGCAGGAGAGAAAAACGAAGAAATCTCTACAGATAAAGTGATCATCGCGACAGGTTCAAAACCTTCTTCTTTGCCTTTTATCAAAATTGATAAGAAGAGAATCATCACCAGCACAGAGGCCTTGGTGATGAAAGAGATACCAAAGCACTTGGTTATCATCGGTGGTGGTGTGATTGGATTGGAGTTGGGTTCGGTCTATGCGAGATTGGGAGCTGAGGTTTCGGTGGTGGAGTATTTCGATAGAATCATTCCAGGCATGGACGGTACCATGTCTAAAGAATTGACCAAGTCCTTGAAGAAACTCGGCATGAACTTCTACCTCAAGCACAAGGTGACTAGCGTAGAAGCCAAAGACAAAGAAGTAATCGTCAAAGCTGACACACCAAAAGGAGAAGTCTTGGAGCTCAAAGGAGATTACTGTTTGGTATCAGTAGGCAGACGCGCATATACGGACAACTTGGCTCTAGAGAATGTAGGCATCCAAACCGACAAAGCAGGTAGAATCGAAACCGACGCTCACCTGAGAACGAGCGTAGACAACATCTATGCGATCGGTGACGTGGTGAAAGGTGCCATGTTGGCTCACAAGGCTGAGGAAGAAGGCGTATTCGTCGCAGAGACGATGGCTGGTCAGAAGCCACACATCAACTACAACTTGATCCCTGGTGTCGTGTACACATGGCCAGAGGTAGCAGGTGTAGGACAGACCGAGGAGCAACTCAAAGAAGCGGGTGTGGCATACAAGACTGGTTCGTTCCCGTACAAAGCACTGGGAAGAGCGAGAGCAAGTATGGATACCGATGGCTTGGTCAAGGTCTTGGCAGATAAAACTACCGACGAAATTTTAGGTCTGCACATCATCGGTGCGAGAGCTGCAGATATGATTGCTGCGGGCGTCACTGCGATGGAGTTCAGAGCATCTGCAGAGGACGTATCGCGCATGTCGCATGCACACCCGACCTATATGGAGGCAGTCAAAGAAGCCTGCCTAGCAGCTACCGAAGACAGACCGATCCACATGTAA
- the dapF gene encoding diaminopimelate epimerase: protein MSINFYKYQGTGNDFIMIDNRENVFAHDIEHIATLCNRRTGIGADGLILIENHPNLDFEMVYFNADGSKSLCGNGSRCAVNFAKFLGIISDSTNFQTIDGEYSAQIKEEIVHLKMKDQAAPAKFEDHYFLNNGSPHHIIFVERVEESPVVKQGATIRYSEQYKPHGTNVNFVEVINQHQVFVRTYERGVEDETLSCGTGITASCLAAADKGLMSPIHVQSKGGNLQVQFEKKNGGFTNIHLIGPAVQVFQGTISL from the coding sequence ATGTCGATTAATTTCTACAAATACCAAGGCACTGGCAATGACTTCATCATGATAGACAACCGGGAAAATGTCTTTGCGCATGATATTGAGCACATCGCGACCTTATGCAATCGTAGAACGGGGATTGGGGCAGATGGTCTGATTCTCATTGAGAATCACCCGAATTTGGATTTTGAAATGGTTTATTTCAATGCCGATGGCAGCAAAAGTCTTTGTGGCAATGGCAGTCGCTGTGCGGTGAACTTTGCCAAGTTCCTAGGTATCATCTCCGATAGCACTAATTTTCAAACAATAGACGGTGAGTACTCTGCTCAAATCAAAGAGGAGATTGTCCATTTGAAAATGAAAGATCAGGCAGCTCCAGCTAAGTTTGAAGATCATTATTTCCTCAACAATGGCTCGCCCCACCACATCATTTTTGTAGAACGAGTAGAAGAGTCTCCCGTGGTAAAGCAAGGAGCGACCATCCGATATTCTGAGCAATACAAGCCCCACGGCACCAATGTGAATTTTGTAGAAGTGATCAACCAGCATCAGGTTTTTGTCCGCACCTACGAAAGAGGAGTGGAGGATGAAACATTGTCATGCGGCACAGGAATCACAGCGTCTTGTTTAGCCGCGGCAGACAAAGGCTTGATGAGTCCCATCCATGTGCAATCCAAAGGAGGTAATCTACAAGTGCAGTTCGAGAAGAAAAATGGCGGTTTCACCAACATTCATCTCATAGGTCCAGCGGTACAAGTATTCCAAGGTACTATCAG
- a CDS encoding 2-oxoglutarate dehydrogenase E1 component: MDKFTYIANAHTNVIDDMYQSYKENPESVDITWQRFFEGYDFSLAKFGENGATAASPATTSTSAAISNKEIAVRDLIHAYRSRGHLKSTTNPVRERKDRTALLEIEDFGLTSADLDTEFECGNLIGIGKAPLRKIVASLQEIYTGSVGFEYMYIRKPEIVDWFKEKIEREALQYNPPIEEKKQILSKLNEAVAFENFLHTKYLGQKRFSLEGGETTIPAMDALITKSAELGVEEVVIGMAHRGRLNVLVNIMGKTYEQVFNEFEGSFAPDQTMGDGDVKYHMGFSSQVVTPSGHEVNLKLAPNPSHLEAVNPVVEGFVRSKIDNLYLDSKKAMPILIHGDAALAGQGIGYELIQMSKLDAYATGGTIHFIINNQVGFTTDFDEARSSIYCTDLAKTVDAPVLHVNGDKPEAVVFCMKMAAEYRQKFQGDIFIDMVCYRRHGHNEADEPKFTQPSLYNIISKHANPREIYNKSLIERGDVDASLAVKMDTEFKELLQDRLNMVKQEKLPYVLQETEKEFSEMRLSRPEDFDVSPDTAISQDYINKVGKALSAVPKGFKPIKQIEKVLKQRKEMFFDKKELNWASAELLAYGSLQLDGKVVRMSGQDCKRGTFSHRHAVVRDMNTNAPYSFLDHIEGSERKFNIFNSHLSEFGVLGFEFGYAMADPNAVVIWEAQFGDFANGAQVMIDQFISCSYTKWRRMNSLVMLLPHGYEGQGPEHSNARPERYLQLASGNNMYICNLTKPSNYFHMIRRQMALPFRMPCILMSPKSLFRHPLVVSPLEEFTNSRFQEVIGDDYADAKKVSKVLLCTGKVYFDLLEKQQKDKRKDVAIIRVEQLHPFPKKQVMAELDKYKVDMVHWVQEEPENMGAWSFMLRTFREVKKDVISRKSAASPATGYSKVHKQEQEDIMNAAFA; this comes from the coding sequence ATGGACAAATTTACTTATATCGCAAACGCACATACCAATGTGATCGACGATATGTACCAATCGTATAAAGAAAACCCTGAGTCTGTTGATATTACTTGGCAGCGTTTTTTTGAAGGGTACGACTTCTCTCTAGCCAAATTTGGAGAGAATGGAGCAACAGCAGCATCTCCTGCTACTACCAGTACTTCTGCAGCTATTTCTAACAAAGAAATAGCCGTAAGAGATCTCATACATGCATATAGATCAAGAGGTCACTTAAAATCTACCACCAACCCAGTCAGAGAAAGAAAGGATAGAACGGCCTTGCTGGAAATCGAAGATTTCGGTTTGACATCTGCTGATTTGGACACAGAATTTGAATGTGGCAATTTGATCGGAATTGGCAAAGCACCCTTGAGGAAGATTGTAGCTTCGCTACAAGAAATCTACACTGGTTCTGTTGGGTTTGAGTACATGTACATCCGCAAGCCAGAAATCGTAGATTGGTTCAAAGAAAAAATAGAAAGAGAGGCATTGCAATACAATCCTCCTATCGAAGAGAAAAAACAAATCCTATCCAAACTCAATGAGGCGGTAGCATTTGAAAACTTCCTACATACCAAATACCTCGGTCAAAAAAGATTCTCACTAGAAGGTGGTGAGACCACAATCCCTGCTATGGACGCACTCATTACTAAAAGTGCAGAACTGGGAGTAGAAGAAGTGGTCATCGGTATGGCTCACCGTGGTAGATTGAATGTCCTAGTAAATATCATGGGCAAAACCTACGAACAGGTCTTCAACGAATTTGAAGGATCATTCGCTCCAGATCAGACGATGGGTGATGGTGACGTAAAATACCATATGGGGTTCTCGTCTCAAGTGGTGACCCCATCAGGGCATGAGGTCAATCTAAAATTGGCTCCAAACCCATCTCACCTCGAAGCTGTAAATCCAGTAGTAGAAGGTTTTGTCAGATCCAAAATTGACAACCTATACCTAGACAGTAAAAAGGCAATGCCTATTCTGATCCATGGTGATGCTGCTCTTGCTGGTCAGGGTATCGGTTATGAATTGATCCAGATGTCCAAATTAGACGCCTATGCAACAGGCGGTACCATTCATTTCATCATCAACAACCAAGTAGGTTTCACGACTGACTTTGATGAGGCTAGATCGAGTATATACTGTACTGATTTGGCTAAAACTGTGGATGCACCAGTGCTGCACGTCAATGGTGACAAACCTGAGGCAGTGGTGTTCTGTATGAAAATGGCTGCAGAATACAGACAAAAATTCCAAGGAGATATATTCATTGACATGGTATGCTACAGACGTCATGGACACAATGAAGCGGATGAACCTAAGTTTACTCAGCCCTCTCTCTATAATATTATATCCAAACATGCCAACCCAAGAGAAATCTACAACAAATCTCTCATCGAAAGAGGTGATGTTGATGCAAGTCTGGCTGTGAAAATGGACACGGAATTTAAGGAATTGCTCCAAGACCGACTCAACATGGTCAAGCAGGAAAAATTGCCTTATGTTCTTCAAGAAACTGAAAAGGAGTTCTCAGAAATGAGATTGTCCCGACCAGAAGATTTTGATGTGTCACCAGATACGGCCATCAGCCAAGATTATATCAACAAAGTTGGTAAAGCGTTGAGTGCTGTTCCTAAAGGTTTTAAACCAATCAAGCAGATCGAAAAAGTGCTAAAACAGCGCAAGGAAATGTTCTTTGACAAGAAGGAACTCAACTGGGCTTCTGCTGAACTTCTGGCTTACGGTTCGTTGCAATTGGATGGCAAGGTAGTAAGAATGTCAGGACAAGATTGTAAGAGAGGCACTTTCTCTCACCGTCATGCAGTGGTGAGAGACATGAACACCAATGCCCCTTATAGCTTCTTGGATCATATAGAAGGATCGGAGAGAAAATTCAATATCTTCAATTCACATTTATCCGAGTTTGGAGTTTTGGGTTTTGAATTTGGTTATGCCATGGCAGATCCAAATGCGGTAGTTATTTGGGAAGCACAATTTGGTGATTTTGCCAATGGTGCTCAAGTCATGATCGACCAGTTCATTTCTTGCTCTTATACAAAATGGAGAAGAATGAACAGCCTAGTAATGTTATTGCCGCATGGCTATGAAGGCCAAGGGCCAGAGCACTCCAATGCGCGACCAGAAAGATATTTGCAGCTGGCGTCTGGAAACAACATGTATATCTGTAACTTGACCAAGCCGTCAAATTACTTCCACATGATCAGAAGACAAATGGCACTGCCATTTAGAATGCCGTGTATCTTGATGTCGCCTAAATCATTGTTTAGACATCCTTTGGTCGTGTCTCCTTTGGAAGAATTCACTAATAGTAGATTCCAAGAGGTGATTGGGGACGATTACGCAGATGCCAAAAAAGTCTCAAAAGTCTTGCTATGTACGGGTAAAGTTTACTTTGACTTGCTCGAAAAACAGCAAAAAGACAAGAGAAAGGATGTGGCAATCATCAGAGTTGAGCAATTGCATCCATTCCCTAAAAAACAAGTGATGGCAGAGCTAGACAAATACAAGGTGGACATGGTACACTGGGTACAAGAAGAACCAGAAAACATGGGCGCTTGGTCATTTATGTTGAGGACGTTTAGAGAAGTGAAGAAAGACGTGATTTCTAGAAAATCCGCTGCTTCTCCAGCAACTGGATACTCCAAAGTACACAAACAAGAGCAGGAAGACATCATGAATGCTGCCTTCGCCTAA
- a CDS encoding four helix bundle protein produces the protein MHNYKELNVWKKSVDLAVKVYQETSSFPSDEKYGMTSQIRRCSVSISSNIAEGSGRSTDKDFNLFLGYSYGSSCELETQLIVSNRVGLLGDDKFKGLNNDIQEIQKMLFSLRNSLK, from the coding sequence ATGCACAATTACAAGGAACTCAATGTATGGAAGAAGTCTGTTGATTTAGCAGTTAAGGTTTATCAAGAGACTTCTTCATTTCCATCAGATGAGAAGTATGGTATGACGAGTCAAATAAGAAGGTGTTCTGTATCCATTTCTTCTAATATTGCTGAGGGATCAGGAAGATCCACAGACAAAGATTTCAATCTTTTCTTGGGATACTCCTACGGAAGCTCATGTGAACTAGAAACTCAATTGATAGTTTCTAATCGAGTTGGTTTGCTGGGGGATGATAAATTCAAGGGATTAAATAATGACATTCAGGAAATCCAAAAAATGCTTTTTAGCCTAAGGAATTCCTTAAAATAA
- the rimM gene encoding ribosome maturation factor RimM (Essential for efficient processing of 16S rRNA), with product MRVDDCYQLGYVIKTHGLKGEIQIFLDVDDPYDYQDLESVFVKQGNTLVPFFLEYIQVNPRKSITKFEDVNALEDAEKLVGCELHLPLDNLPPLEDGEYYFHQLVGLMLLDEGKEIGIVDSVYEIAPQNLISLTHMGHEVMIPINDEIILSVDFDQKLIHANLPEGLIDVYLEDNEN from the coding sequence ATGAGAGTCGACGATTGCTACCAGTTAGGCTATGTGATCAAGACTCACGGATTGAAGGGTGAAATCCAGATTTTTTTGGATGTGGACGATCCTTACGATTATCAAGATTTGGAATCAGTGTTTGTGAAACAAGGCAATACACTGGTTCCATTTTTTTTGGAATACATACAGGTCAACCCAAGAAAGTCAATCACCAAGTTTGAGGATGTCAATGCACTAGAAGATGCCGAGAAATTGGTAGGTTGTGAATTGCATCTTCCGTTGGATAATCTCCCTCCTCTTGAGGATGGCGAGTATTATTTCCATCAACTGGTCGGATTGATGCTATTGGATGAGGGCAAAGAAATAGGGATTGTAGATAGCGTGTACGAAATCGCTCCTCAAAACCTAATTTCTTTGACACATATGGGCCATGAAGTCATGATTCCAATCAACGATGAAATCATTCTGTCTGTGGATTTTGACCAAAAGTTAATTCATGCCAATTTGCCCGAAGGGCTCATAGATGTATATCTAGAAGACAATGAGAATTGA
- a CDS encoding SDR family oxidoreductase yields MTSAQFPDQSQKKQPGEEKRMRPQPETMRTEYIPSGKLRGKVAIITGGDSGIGRSIAMHYAAEGASVAIVYYNEDEDAEETSTLVESLGGVCILLRGDVKDKSFCKKCIQEVIAKFGKINILVNNAAVQFPEDTLQDVSQDHMVETFQTNIFSFIYMTQLALPHMHKGDRVINTTSVTAYRGSDHLIDYASTKGAIVSFTRSLAKNLAPSGILVNGVAPGPIWTPLIPATFDDVSEFGSDTPLGRAGQPSEVAPAYVFLASEDSTYITGQIIHVNGGEVVGG; encoded by the coding sequence ATGACATCAGCTCAATTTCCAGATCAATCTCAAAAGAAGCAACCAGGCGAAGAGAAACGAATGAGACCTCAACCTGAAACCATGCGGACAGAATACATACCTAGTGGTAAACTGAGAGGCAAAGTGGCCATCATCACTGGAGGGGATAGCGGAATAGGTAGGTCTATAGCCATGCATTATGCTGCAGAAGGTGCCAGTGTTGCCATCGTCTATTACAATGAGGATGAAGATGCCGAGGAAACAAGTACTCTGGTGGAGTCATTGGGAGGTGTGTGCATATTGCTGCGGGGGGATGTCAAAGACAAATCTTTTTGTAAAAAATGCATTCAAGAGGTGATAGCCAAGTTCGGGAAAATCAATATTCTAGTCAACAATGCAGCTGTGCAGTTTCCTGAGGATACTTTACAAGACGTGAGTCAGGATCATATGGTAGAAACTTTCCAGACCAATATCTTCTCGTTTATTTACATGACTCAGCTTGCCTTGCCACATATGCATAAGGGAGATCGTGTGATCAATACTACTTCCGTCACAGCATATAGAGGCAGCGACCACCTCATAGATTATGCCTCGACCAAAGGAGCAATTGTATCCTTCACACGATCTCTAGCAAAGAATCTAGCACCATCAGGTATACTAGTCAATGGCGTGGCGCCTGGCCCTATTTGGACACCACTGATTCCTGCCACCTTTGATGATGTCAGTGAGTTTGGATCAGATACACCTCTAGGTCGAGCAGGACAGCCCTCAGAGGTAGCTCCGGCATATGTGTTCCTCGCATCTGAGGACAGTACCTACATCACTGGGCAGATTATCCATGTCAACGGGGGTGAGGTTGTGGGTGGTTAA
- a CDS encoding IS3 family transposase yields the protein MSRGAVAESFFEILKSEMVSHVNYYSILQAKTQIFEFIEVWYNRKRKHAYLGYKHPMNLGKIIIQNALNYLSIFLLQVQIVGPSRQIGLCLAFSAQGVT from the coding sequence CTGAGTAGGGGGGCTGTTGCTGAAAGCTTTTTCGAAATACTCAAGTCTGAAATGGTCAGCCATGTCAATTACTACAGTATCCTTCAAGCTAAAACTCAAATATTTGAATTCATTGAAGTTTGGTACAATAGAAAAAGGAAACATGCCTATCTAGGCTATAAACACCCAATGAATTTGGGAAAGATAATTATTCAAAATGCGCTTAACTATTTGTCCATTTTTTTGTTGCAAGTCCAGATAGTCGGACCTAGTAGGCAGATTGGCTTATGTTTAGCTTTCTCGGCACAAGGCGTGACATGA
- the rplS gene encoding 50S ribosomal protein L19, with amino-acid sequence MSELIKLIEEEYKERRESAPSFGPGDTVNIHVKITEGTKERIQQFQGTVMQRKNSNTTGETFTVRKISNGIAVERIFPLASPNIDKIEVLRKGKVRRAKLYYLRGRKGKAARIKDKL; translated from the coding sequence ATGAGCGAGTTAATAAAACTTATCGAAGAAGAATATAAAGAAAGAAGAGAGTCAGCTCCTTCGTTCGGCCCTGGTGATACCGTTAATATTCACGTGAAAATCACTGAAGGGACTAAAGAAAGAATCCAGCAGTTCCAAGGAACAGTCATGCAGAGAAAAAATTCTAACACGACTGGTGAGACTTTCACTGTAAGAAAAATCTCTAACGGGATCGCTGTAGAAAGAATTTTCCCATTAGCTTCACCAAACATCGACAAGATCGAGGTATTGAGAAAAGGTAAAGTGAGAAGAGCGAAACTTTATTACCTAAGAGGAAGAAAAGGTAAAGCTGCTAGAATTAAGGATAAACTATAA
- a CDS encoding 30S ribosomal protein S16, with the protein MAVKIRLARRGRKKQPIYDVVVADARAPRDGKFIEKLGTFNPNQNPAYVNINIESATQWVLNGAIPTETAKKILSDQGVMFRKHLQVGVNKGAITQEAADAKFDAWWSEKESKVKGTADDLAKNQAADRKARLEAEAKVNAARAEEIAKKQVVVEEVAEVEEAPAAEATEEAPVAETTEEAPAAEEEKAAE; encoded by the coding sequence ATGGCAGTAAAAATCAGATTGGCCAGAAGAGGCCGAAAAAAACAACCGATCTACGACGTAGTTGTAGCGGACGCTCGAGCACCACGTGATGGTAAATTTATCGAGAAGTTGGGTACTTTCAACCCAAATCAAAACCCAGCATACGTCAATATCAATATTGAAAGTGCTACTCAATGGGTTTTGAATGGTGCGATCCCAACAGAAACGGCCAAAAAAATCCTTTCAGATCAAGGTGTAATGTTCAGAAAGCATTTGCAAGTTGGTGTGAACAAAGGAGCTATTACTCAGGAAGCAGCAGATGCTAAATTTGATGCATGGTGGAGTGAAAAAGAGTCTAAAGTAAAAGGTACTGCAGATGATCTAGCTAAAAATCAGGCAGCTGATAGAAAGGCAAGATTGGAAGCAGAAGCTAAAGTAAACGCAGCTAGAGCCGAGGAGATTGCTAAAAAGCAAGTCGTAGTGGAAGAAGTGGCTGAGGTTGAAGAAGCACCAGCGGCGGAGGCCACTGAAGAAGCACCTGTAGCTGAGACTACTGAAGAAGCCCCAGCAGCGGAAGAAGAAAAAGCAGCTGAATAA